The following proteins are encoded in a genomic region of Mycobacterium sp. 155:
- a CDS encoding type III pantothenate kinase — protein sequence MLLAIDVRNTHTVVGLISGSGDHAKVVQQWRIRTESEVTADELALIIDGLIGDDSDQLSGATGLSTVPSVLHEVRVMLEQYWPTIPHVLIEPGVRTGIPLLVDNPKEVGADRIVNCLAAYHKYGTAAIVVDFGSSICVDVVSAKGEFLGGAIAPGVHVSSDAAAARSAALRRVELTRPRSVIGKNTVECMQAGAVFGFAGLVDGLVSRIREDVDGFSGSNVAVVATGHTAPLVLPDLRTVEHYDRHLTLDGLRLVFERNRDPQRGRLKPAR from the coding sequence ATGCTGCTCGCCATAGACGTCCGTAACACCCACACCGTCGTCGGGTTGATCTCCGGTTCGGGAGATCACGCGAAAGTGGTGCAGCAGTGGCGGATTCGCACTGAGTCCGAGGTGACCGCGGACGAGCTCGCGTTGATCATCGACGGACTCATCGGGGATGACTCCGACCAGTTGAGCGGAGCCACCGGCCTGTCGACCGTGCCATCGGTGCTGCACGAGGTGCGCGTGATGCTCGAGCAGTACTGGCCGACCATTCCGCATGTGTTGATCGAACCGGGTGTGCGCACCGGTATCCCGCTGCTGGTGGACAACCCCAAAGAGGTCGGTGCTGACCGTATTGTGAATTGCCTTGCGGCATACCATAAATACGGTACAGCCGCGATCGTGGTCGATTTCGGCTCGTCGATCTGCGTCGACGTCGTATCTGCCAAGGGCGAGTTCCTCGGCGGCGCGATCGCCCCGGGCGTGCATGTCTCCTCGGATGCCGCCGCGGCGCGGTCGGCGGCGCTGCGCCGGGTCGAGTTGACCCGGCCCCGCTCGGTGATCGGCAAGAACACCGTCGAGTGCATGCAGGCCGGCGCGGTCTTCGGATTCGCGGGTCTGGTGGACGGTCTGGTCAGCCGCATCCGTGAGGACGTCGATGGATTCTCCGGCAGCAATGTCGCCGTCGTCGCCACCGGCCACACGGCACCCCTGGTGCTGCCGGATCTGCGTACCGTCGAGCACTACGACCGCCATCTGACGCTGGACGGCCTGCGGCTGGTCTTCGAGCGCAACCGGGACCCGCAGCGCGGACGGCTCAAGCCTGCGCGCTGA